A genomic region of Bradyrhizobium sp. ORS 278 contains the following coding sequences:
- a CDS encoding acyl-CoA dehydrogenase C-terminal domain-containing protein — MPIYKAPVEDVTFLLNDVFQIDRYDNLPGFSDASADVREAILGEAAKLAEEVLHPLNRVGDLEGCKRHDDGSVTTPKGFKEAYKQIKEGGWLGLSAPTEYGGQGLPVTLSQTVNEFQCSANMAFSMYGGLTMGATAALIVHGSEEQKKTYVPKMVAGEWTGTMNLTEPHCGTDLGLLRTKAVRQADGSFKISGTKIFISAGEHDLADNIIHLVLARIEGAPAGIKGISLFVVPKFMVNADGTLGARNGVMCGSIEHKMGIHGNSTCVMNYDNATGWLIGEENKGMQGMFVMMNEARLGVAVQGLAQSEVAYQNAAAYARERIQGRSLTGAKATDKPADPIIVHPDVRRTLLSIRAFNEAARAMVVWTSLKSDVAHRSQDPKDRQAADDHMGLMTPVMKGYMTDMGFANAVQAQQMYGGHGYIAEWGMEQFVRDARIAMIYEGANGIQALDLVGRKLPRDGGRAVMAFFGEVGSFAKEHGGSDAMKPFITPLSMALGHLQQATTWLMQNAMTKPDNAGAAATDYMHLFALVTFGYMWAKMAKVAQDKIAAGDSSTYLTTKLVTGRFFMERVLPETAAHLARLQAGCATVMELPAEAF; from the coding sequence ATGCCGATTTACAAAGCCCCCGTGGAAGATGTGACCTTCCTGCTCAACGACGTGTTCCAGATCGATCGCTACGACAATCTGCCGGGCTTCTCGGATGCCTCGGCCGATGTCCGCGAGGCGATCCTGGGCGAAGCTGCCAAGCTCGCCGAAGAGGTGCTGCACCCGCTGAACCGCGTGGGCGATCTCGAAGGCTGCAAACGCCACGACGACGGCAGCGTGACCACGCCGAAGGGCTTCAAGGAAGCCTACAAGCAGATCAAGGAGGGCGGCTGGCTCGGCCTGTCGGCGCCGACCGAATATGGCGGGCAGGGCCTGCCGGTGACGCTGAGCCAGACCGTCAACGAATTCCAGTGCTCCGCCAACATGGCGTTCTCGATGTATGGCGGCCTCACCATGGGCGCCACCGCCGCGCTCATCGTGCATGGCAGCGAGGAGCAGAAGAAGACCTACGTGCCGAAGATGGTGGCCGGCGAATGGACCGGCACCATGAACCTGACCGAGCCGCATTGCGGCACCGATCTCGGCCTGCTGCGCACCAAGGCGGTGCGCCAGGCCGACGGCAGCTTCAAGATCTCAGGCACCAAGATCTTCATCTCCGCCGGCGAGCACGATCTCGCCGACAACATCATCCATCTGGTGCTCGCCCGCATCGAGGGCGCGCCGGCCGGCATCAAGGGCATCTCGCTGTTCGTCGTGCCGAAGTTCATGGTCAATGCCGACGGCACGCTCGGCGCCCGCAACGGCGTGATGTGCGGCTCGATCGAGCACAAGATGGGCATCCACGGCAACTCGACCTGTGTGATGAACTACGACAACGCCACGGGTTGGCTGATCGGCGAAGAGAACAAGGGCATGCAGGGCATGTTCGTGATGATGAACGAGGCCCGGCTCGGCGTCGCCGTGCAGGGGCTCGCGCAGTCCGAGGTCGCCTACCAGAACGCGGCCGCCTATGCGCGCGAGCGCATCCAGGGCCGTTCGCTGACGGGTGCGAAGGCGACCGACAAGCCGGCCGATCCGATCATCGTGCATCCCGACGTGCGCCGCACCCTGCTGTCGATCCGCGCCTTCAACGAGGCGGCGCGCGCGATGGTGGTGTGGACCTCGCTGAAGAGCGACGTCGCGCACCGCTCGCAGGATCCGAAGGACCGCCAGGCCGCCGACGACCACATGGGCCTGATGACCCCGGTCATGAAGGGCTACATGACCGACATGGGCTTCGCCAATGCCGTCCAGGCGCAGCAGATGTATGGCGGCCACGGCTACATCGCCGAGTGGGGCATGGAGCAGTTCGTGCGCGATGCGCGCATCGCGATGATCTACGAGGGCGCCAACGGCATCCAGGCGCTGGACCTCGTCGGCCGCAAGCTGCCGCGCGACGGCGGCCGCGCCGTCATGGCGTTCTTCGGCGAGGTCGGCTCGTTCGCCAAGGAGCACGGCGGCAGTGACGCGATGAAGCCGTTCATCACGCCGCTGTCGATGGCGCTCGGCCATCTGCAGCAGGCTACGACCTGGCTGATGCAGAACGCGATGACCAAGCCGGACAATGCCGGTGCGGCGGCGACCGACTACATGCATCTCTTTGCGCTGGTCACCTTCGGCTACATGTGGGCGAAAATGGCCAAGGTGGCGCAGGACAAGATCGCGGCCGGCGACAGCTCGACCTATCTGACCACCAAGCTGGTGACGGGCCGCTTCTTCATGGAGCGCGTGCTGCCCGAGACGGCGGCGCATCTCGCCCGCCTGCAGGCCGGCTGTGCGACCGTCATGGAGCTGCCGGCGGAAGCCTTTTGA
- a CDS encoding nuclear transport factor 2 family protein, producing MTMTGLDAWYGYMKSHDLGALRELLHPDAVFESPVVHTPQRGRDITFKYLASAEKVLGGPGFKYVGEWRNATGAVLEFENEIDGIKLNGVDIITFDDSGLITHFKVMVRPLKAINLLHRLMGEQLAAMSKPS from the coding sequence ATGACAATGACCGGCCTCGATGCATGGTACGGCTACATGAAGTCTCACGATCTCGGCGCTTTGCGGGAGCTGCTGCATCCCGACGCCGTGTTCGAAAGTCCCGTCGTGCATACGCCGCAGCGCGGCCGCGACATCACCTTCAAATATCTCGCGAGTGCTGAGAAAGTCTTAGGCGGTCCCGGATTCAAGTATGTCGGGGAGTGGCGTAACGCCACGGGCGCCGTGCTCGAATTCGAGAACGAGATCGACGGCATCAAGCTCAACGGCGTCGACATCATTACCTTCGATGATTCCGGCCTGATCACTCACTTCAAGGTGATGGTGCGCCCGCTCAAGGCGATCAATCTGCTGCACCGCCTCATGGGCGAGCAGCTGGCCGCGATGAGCAAGCCATCATGA
- a CDS encoding PadR family transcriptional regulator, whose protein sequence is MALGDAILACLTEHPMTGYELAKTFDSSIGFFWKTDHQQIYRELSRLRDRGYIQGREVVQTGKPNKLVYTLTPEGRAAFRSWAARPSTPASTKDDLLVRLYALGAADIAPIRADLMARMEHHRDRAERYDRILKKHYADGSVAPADMGKLLNLRLGLRHERMVAEWCEEAITALSALSGTGSVRPLDASSRESAG, encoded by the coding sequence ATGGCCCTCGGCGACGCCATCCTCGCTTGTCTCACCGAACATCCGATGACGGGCTACGAGCTCGCCAAGACCTTCGACTCCTCGATCGGCTTCTTCTGGAAGACGGACCACCAGCAGATCTACCGCGAGCTCTCCCGTCTGCGTGACCGCGGCTACATCCAGGGCCGCGAGGTGGTGCAGACCGGCAAGCCGAACAAGCTCGTCTACACGCTCACGCCGGAGGGCCGCGCCGCCTTCCGCAGTTGGGCCGCGCGCCCCAGCACGCCGGCCTCGACCAAGGACGATCTTCTCGTCCGGCTCTATGCGCTGGGGGCAGCCGACATCGCGCCGATCCGGGCCGACCTGATGGCGCGGATGGAGCATCACCGCGACCGCGCCGAGCGCTACGACCGCATCCTCAAGAAGCATTACGCGGACGGCAGCGTCGCGCCGGCCGATATGGGCAAGCTGCTCAATCTGCGCCTCGGCTTGCGCCATGAGCGCATGGTCGCCGAATGGTGCGAGGAGGCGATCACCGCTCTGTCGGCTCTCTCCGGCACCGGCAGCGTGCGGCCGCTGGATGCGTCCTCCCGTGAAAGCGCAGGCTGA
- a CDS encoding tetratricopeptide repeat protein yields MNSRVPWSNEGIDPSVRERAEAAAQRAGMTLNDWINSTLGASAPPDFRGSAPPPRSTPPVHRDAREVADIHQRLDSIARQIEHMSRPGARKDAPRDEQGVARQLNDAISRLDARLSQISTPLRKAAPEERYRGPDGVERAAAQLYRPAQPLSAGSFDVAVAEISARQSELDNARPLPPHQAPPTAPAMAHAAAPLMTPPPAHPPGPDFSQLERHLLKITSQIEALHRPDDGLEQSIAGFRTELAEIRLTITEAMPRRAIESIENEIHSLSRRIDENRQSGVDGQALAGIERALTDIREVVGSLKPAEQLAVYDEAIRNLGAKLDLILRANDDPGTVQQLESAITALRAIVANVASNDALERLSDDLRHLSSKVDQVTQVRDTHGSFHDSFAALEQRIAALTSTLESREPPAPAPDNTAQIEDALRGLSDRIDRLQVGNDGSSAIAHLEQRISYLLERLEASQDPRSGNMSRVEDGLQDILRYLERQQATFAALSESRSQREASQDSGLVDMVKRELSDIRFSQTETDRNTQDSLEAVHNTLGHVVDRLAMIEGDLRNVRATTSQPAVLAPLAPPVEPPMPTARAPAPPTYGEPIRTEPAYRPELPNPAAAQPAAPMASPAAHPSAFAAAPRDFHAATAPAAPAAPPPIPPIPPKAIAEILEPHAAQAARPAIVPELPPDHPLEPGTRPPGRTASPAERIAASEEALSELPAAKREPVSTSSFIAAARRAAQAAAAAQPVDAKKAKKDKPKEKAKEPPKEAPKEPAKAKVKEKPTVALAAEGDEEVSTIGSKIRSLLVGASVVVIVLGTFKFAMSLLDTGSTPPPVSSMESQTEPPRAQMPSASPSMSPRPTTPDQSGPSLTSPTPLDRQSYNRAMPSEAETIAMLAIPQDTERQAAAAGGDITGTIPTAANGQRLGLVQVPASEKLPDAIGGPALRNAALKGDPTAAYEVGIRLAEGKGVAPNYEEAAKWYDRAAQAGLIPAVFRLGTFYEKGLGVKKDADIARRYYVVAAERGNAKAMHNLAVLDADGGGKGANYKSASQWFRKAAERGVADSQFNLGILYARGIGVEQNLAESYKWFTLAAAQGDADAGRKRDDVAKRLDAQSLAAAKLAIQTFTVEPQPDDAVNVPTPAGGWDGNQAIAKAAAAKAALAKRAAATAPR; encoded by the coding sequence ATGAATTCGCGCGTACCGTGGAGTAATGAAGGCATCGACCCGTCCGTCCGCGAGAGGGCCGAGGCCGCGGCGCAGCGCGCCGGCATGACGCTGAACGACTGGATCAATTCCACGCTCGGCGCATCCGCGCCGCCGGATTTCCGCGGCAGCGCTCCGCCGCCGCGCAGCACGCCGCCCGTGCATCGCGACGCCCGCGAGGTCGCCGACATCCATCAGCGGCTCGATTCCATCGCCCGCCAGATCGAGCACATGTCGCGTCCCGGTGCACGCAAGGACGCACCACGCGACGAGCAGGGCGTGGCGCGCCAGCTCAACGACGCCATCTCCCGTCTCGACGCGCGCCTGTCGCAGATTTCCACGCCGCTGCGCAAGGCCGCGCCCGAGGAACGCTATCGCGGTCCCGACGGCGTCGAGCGCGCCGCCGCGCAGCTCTATCGTCCGGCGCAGCCGCTCAGCGCCGGCTCGTTCGACGTGGCCGTCGCCGAGATCAGCGCCCGGCAGAGCGAGCTCGACAATGCCCGGCCGCTGCCGCCGCACCAGGCGCCGCCGACCGCGCCCGCGATGGCCCACGCCGCGGCGCCGTTGATGACACCGCCCCCGGCGCATCCGCCCGGGCCGGACTTTTCGCAGCTCGAACGGCACCTCCTCAAGATCACCAGCCAGATCGAGGCACTGCATCGTCCCGACGATGGCCTCGAACAGTCGATCGCCGGCTTCCGCACCGAGCTCGCCGAGATCCGCCTCACCATCACCGAGGCGATGCCGCGGCGTGCGATCGAATCGATCGAGAACGAGATCCACTCGCTGTCGCGCCGCATCGACGAGAACCGCCAGAGCGGCGTCGATGGCCAGGCGCTCGCCGGCATCGAACGCGCGCTCACGGACATCCGCGAAGTCGTCGGCTCGCTGAAGCCGGCCGAACAGCTTGCCGTCTATGACGAGGCGATCCGCAATCTCGGCGCCAAGCTGGATCTGATCCTGCGCGCCAATGACGACCCCGGCACGGTCCAGCAATTGGAAAGCGCCATCACGGCGCTGCGCGCGATCGTGGCGAATGTCGCCTCCAACGACGCGCTGGAGCGGTTGTCGGACGATCTGCGGCACTTGTCCTCGAAGGTCGACCAGGTCACGCAGGTGCGTGACACGCACGGCTCGTTCCACGATTCCTTCGCCGCGCTCGAGCAGCGCATCGCCGCGCTGACGTCGACGCTCGAAAGCCGCGAGCCGCCGGCGCCCGCACCCGACAACACCGCCCAGATCGAGGATGCGCTGCGCGGTCTGTCCGATCGCATCGACCGCCTGCAGGTCGGCAATGACGGCTCGTCCGCGATCGCCCATCTCGAGCAGCGGATCAGCTATCTGCTGGAGCGGCTCGAAGCATCCCAGGATCCGCGCAGCGGAAACATGTCCCGGGTCGAGGACGGCCTGCAGGACATCCTGCGCTATCTCGAGCGGCAGCAGGCGACCTTCGCCGCGCTCTCCGAGAGCCGGTCGCAGCGCGAGGCGTCGCAGGACTCGGGCCTCGTCGACATGGTCAAGCGCGAGCTGTCCGACATCCGCTTCAGCCAGACCGAGACCGATCGCAACACCCAGGACTCGCTGGAAGCGGTTCACAACACGCTCGGCCACGTCGTCGACCGCCTCGCGATGATCGAAGGCGATCTGCGCAATGTGCGCGCGACGACCAGCCAGCCCGCCGTCCTGGCGCCACTGGCGCCGCCGGTCGAGCCGCCGATGCCGACCGCGCGCGCCCCCGCGCCGCCGACCTATGGCGAGCCGATCAGGACCGAGCCCGCCTATCGGCCGGAGCTTCCCAATCCGGCGGCCGCGCAGCCGGCCGCCCCCATGGCAAGCCCGGCGGCGCACCCGTCGGCATTTGCCGCGGCACCGCGCGACTTCCACGCCGCAACGGCGCCGGCCGCCCCTGCTGCTCCGCCACCGATCCCGCCGATTCCCCCGAAGGCGATCGCTGAAATCCTGGAGCCGCACGCCGCCCAGGCGGCGCGCCCGGCGATCGTTCCCGAGCTACCCCCTGATCATCCGCTCGAGCCGGGCACGCGCCCGCCGGGGCGAACCGCGTCTCCTGCAGAGCGCATCGCGGCCTCCGAGGAGGCCCTGAGCGAACTGCCGGCCGCCAAGCGCGAGCCGGTCTCGACGTCAAGCTTCATCGCCGCCGCCCGGCGTGCGGCGCAGGCTGCTGCGGCGGCCCAGCCGGTCGACGCCAAGAAGGCGAAGAAGGACAAGCCGAAGGAGAAGGCGAAAGAGCCGCCGAAGGAAGCTCCAAAGGAGCCCGCGAAAGCAAAGGTCAAGGAGAAGCCCACCGTCGCGCTCGCCGCCGAGGGCGACGAGGAGGTCTCGACCATCGGCTCGAAGATCCGCTCGCTGCTGGTCGGCGCAAGCGTGGTCGTGATCGTGCTCGGCACATTCAAGTTCGCGATGTCGCTGCTCGACACCGGCAGCACGCCGCCGCCCGTCAGCTCGATGGAAAGCCAAACCGAGCCACCGCGCGCACAGATGCCATCGGCCTCGCCGAGCATGTCGCCCCGTCCGACGACGCCTGACCAGAGCGGACCCTCGCTGACCTCGCCCACCCCGCTCGATCGTCAATCCTACAACAGGGCGATGCCGAGCGAGGCGGAGACGATCGCCATGCTCGCGATCCCGCAGGACACGGAGCGGCAGGCCGCCGCAGCCGGCGGCGATATCACCGGCACGATTCCGACGGCGGCCAACGGCCAGCGGCTCGGGCTGGTCCAGGTGCCCGCCTCCGAGAAGCTGCCCGACGCCATCGGCGGGCCGGCGTTGCGCAACGCGGCCCTCAAGGGCGATCCGACCGCGGCCTATGAGGTCGGCATCCGGCTCGCCGAAGGCAAGGGCGTCGCGCCGAACTACGAGGAAGCCGCGAAATGGTATGACCGCGCGGCGCAGGCCGGACTCATCCCGGCCGTGTTCCGTCTCGGCACCTTCTACGAGAAGGGCCTCGGCGTGAAGAAGGACGCGGACATCGCGCGCCGCTATTATGTCGTCGCCGCCGAGCGCGGCAACGCCAAGGCGATGCACAATCTCGCCGTGCTCGACGCCGACGGCGGCGGCAAGGGCGCGAACTACAAGAGCGCCTCGCAATGGTTCCGCAAGGCCGCCGAGCGCGGCGTCGCCGACAGCCAGTTCAACCTCGGCATCCTCTATGCCCGCGGCATCGGCGTCGAGCAGAACCTCGCCGAGTCCTACAAGTGGTTCACCTTGGCCGCAGCACAGGGCGATGCTGACGCCGGACGCAAGCGTGACGACGTCGCCAAGCGGCTCGATGCGCAGTCGCTGGCCGCGGCCAAGCTCGCGATCCAGACCTTCACGGTCGAGCCGCAGCCGGATGACGCCGTCAACGTGCCGACTCCCGCCGGCGGCTGGGACGGCAACCAGGCGATCGCCAAGGCCGCCGCGGCGAAGGCCGCGCTCGCCAAGCGGGCGGCGGCGACGGCGCCACGTTGA
- a CDS encoding sulfite exporter TauE/SafE family protein, with protein sequence MQIYLPIADLPVNIFLLLAMGAAVGFVSGMFGIGGGFLMTPLLIFVGITPAVAVASVSSHIAASSFSGALSYWRRRAIDPALASVLMIGGALGTALGVSTFTLLRSLGQLDLMIALSYVALLSSVGGIMVSEGLRAIMRARGGAVATVRRPGSHVWVHGLPLKMRFKRSKIYVSVIPVIGIGLLIGFLGAVMGIGGGFILVPLLIYLLRVPTSTVIGTSMVLTLATMMIATMLHAMSNHLVDAVLALILMIGGVTGAQFGARAGQMIRGEQLRLLLGLLILAVGIRFAIELVIRPEDLFTIRETEVGR encoded by the coding sequence ATGCAGATCTATCTCCCGATCGCCGACCTCCCGGTCAACATCTTCCTGCTGCTGGCGATGGGCGCGGCGGTCGGCTTCGTATCCGGCATGTTCGGCATCGGCGGCGGCTTCCTGATGACACCGCTCCTGATTTTCGTCGGCATCACGCCGGCTGTCGCGGTCGCCTCGGTCTCCAGCCATATCGCCGCCTCCTCGTTCTCCGGCGCGCTGTCCTATTGGCGACGGCGGGCGATCGATCCCGCGCTGGCCTCGGTGCTGATGATCGGCGGCGCGTTGGGCACCGCACTCGGCGTCTCCACCTTCACCTTGCTGCGCTCGCTCGGCCAACTCGACCTGATGATCGCGCTGTCCTACGTCGCGCTGCTGTCGAGCGTCGGCGGCATCATGGTCTCGGAAGGGCTGCGCGCCATCATGCGGGCGCGCGGCGGCGCGGTCGCGACCGTGCGGCGCCCCGGCAGCCATGTCTGGGTCCACGGCCTGCCGCTGAAGATGCGCTTCAAGCGCTCCAAGATCTACGTTTCGGTCATTCCCGTCATCGGCATCGGCCTCCTCATCGGCTTTCTCGGCGCTGTGATGGGGATCGGCGGCGGCTTCATCCTGGTGCCGCTGCTGATCTACCTGCTGCGCGTGCCGACCTCGACCGTCATCGGAACCTCGATGGTGCTGACGCTCGCCACCATGATGATCGCGACCATGCTGCATGCGATGAGCAATCACCTTGTCGATGCGGTGCTGGCGCTGATCCTGATGATCGGCGGCGTCACCGGGGCACAGTTCGGCGCCCGCGCCGGGCAGATGATCCGCGGCGAGCAGCTGCGGCTGCTGCTGGGACTGCTGATCCTCGCCGTCGGCATCCGCTTCGCGATCGAGCTGGTGATCCGGCCCGAAGACCTGTTCACGATCCGCGAGACCGAGGTGGGCCGATGA
- a CDS encoding TIGR02186 family protein, which yields MGRLGLTLLLLIAGAAPACAERLIVSVSNHRVTVTPNYAGEELVLFGSVERDAQTPATRAAYDLVVTVRGPRADMVTRRKERKFGIWINTDSRQFLKVPGYLALFANRPFDAMAAAEVQRRQQLGLNNVLLTQRVGPDYADVVPNDLFRSAFVRLQSQHGLYREDTSAVTFLTPTLFRTGIPLPAAVPIGTYEVEIKLLADGALVTKTETAFEIVKVGFEQFVASSARQNGFVYGLVTTVMALMTGWMASIVFRRD from the coding sequence ATGGGTCGCCTCGGCCTGACTCTGCTGCTGCTGATCGCCGGGGCGGCGCCGGCCTGCGCCGAGCGGCTGATCGTCTCGGTCTCCAACCACCGCGTCACGGTGACGCCGAACTATGCCGGCGAGGAGCTGGTGCTGTTCGGCTCGGTGGAAAGAGACGCGCAGACCCCGGCGACCCGCGCCGCCTATGATCTCGTCGTCACCGTGCGCGGGCCGCGCGCGGACATGGTGACGCGGCGCAAGGAGCGCAAGTTCGGGATCTGGATCAACACCGACTCGCGCCAGTTTCTCAAGGTGCCCGGCTATCTCGCGCTGTTCGCCAACCGGCCGTTCGATGCGATGGCCGCGGCCGAGGTGCAGCGGCGGCAGCAGCTCGGCCTCAACAACGTGCTGCTGACGCAGCGCGTCGGTCCCGATTATGCCGACGTGGTGCCGAACGACCTGTTCCGCAGCGCCTTCGTGCGGCTGCAGTCGCAGCACGGCCTGTATCGCGAGGACACGTCCGCGGTGACGTTCCTCACCCCCACTTTGTTCCGCACCGGCATCCCGCTGCCGGCGGCGGTGCCGATCGGCACCTACGAGGTCGAGATCAAGCTGCTCGCCGACGGCGCGCTCGTGACCAAGACCGAGACCGCGTTCGAGATCGTCAAGGTCGGTTTCGAGCAGTTCGTCGCGAGTTCGGCGCGCCAGAACGGCTTCGTCTACGGACTTGTCACGACCGTGATGGCGCTGATGACCGGATGGATGGCGTCGATCGTGTTCCGGCGCGACTGA